A single window of Vibrio stylophorae DNA harbors:
- the pcnB gene encoding polynucleotide adenylyltransferase PcnB, which produces MVQRCGIFSRVAKFCRKVLNTKGGSRDLNALSLEIIAREDHNISRQDISENALKVLYRLHKAGYEAYLVGGGVRDLLLGKQPKDFDVTTNATPEQVRKLFRNCRLVGRRFRLAHILFGRDVIEVATFRGHHEDVNNQQHSASSQQGMLLRDNVYGTIDEDAERRDFTVNALYYNIADFSIRDYAGGIDDIDDGIIRMIGDPETRYREDPVRMLRAVRFAAKLDMHIDSTTAEPIPRLAKLLNEIPSARLYEESLKLLQAGEGYETYQLLRQYDLFDKLFPQVVSHFTESQESHTERMIALVLQATDERIHNDLRVNPAFMFAAILWYPMVERAEEIAHTGGLTFYDAVLIAGNDILDEQVKSLAIPKRFTATIRDIWQLQLRLPRRSGKRAFRLLEQNKFRAAYDFLVMRGEVEGGDTEELADWWTHFQSKGRSQRQFMVQSLNKEGEARKPRRRRQVKPRRKPNAKSGQGE; this is translated from the coding sequence ATGGTTCAGAGGTGTGGTATTTTTTCTCGAGTCGCAAAATTCTGCCGTAAGGTACTGAATACAAAAGGTGGTTCACGTGATCTCAATGCGTTGTCGTTGGAGATCATTGCACGCGAAGATCATAATATTTCTCGCCAAGATATCAGCGAAAATGCGCTGAAGGTGCTTTATCGCCTGCACAAAGCAGGTTATGAGGCCTATCTTGTGGGTGGTGGTGTTCGTGATCTATTGCTGGGCAAGCAACCGAAAGATTTTGATGTGACGACCAATGCCACGCCAGAACAGGTCCGTAAACTGTTTCGTAACTGCCGCCTCGTCGGTCGTCGTTTTCGCCTAGCGCATATTCTCTTTGGTCGTGATGTGATTGAAGTGGCTACGTTTCGTGGTCACCATGAAGATGTGAACAATCAACAGCATTCCGCCTCATCACAGCAGGGGATGCTGCTGCGTGATAACGTCTACGGCACCATTGATGAAGATGCTGAGCGCCGCGACTTCACCGTCAATGCCCTTTATTACAATATCGCTGATTTCTCGATTCGAGATTATGCTGGCGGTATCGATGATATCGATGATGGCATCATTCGCATGATTGGCGATCCTGAAACCCGTTATCGTGAAGACCCTGTGCGTATGCTGCGCGCTGTGCGTTTTGCCGCCAAGCTTGATATGCATATCGACAGCACCACCGCTGAGCCGATTCCACGTTTAGCTAAATTGCTCAATGAAATTCCTTCAGCACGTCTGTATGAAGAAAGCTTAAAACTGCTGCAAGCCGGGGAAGGTTATGAAACCTACCAATTGCTGCGTCAGTACGATCTATTCGATAAGTTGTTCCCGCAGGTGGTGAGTCACTTCACTGAGAGCCAAGAGAGCCATACTGAGCGCATGATCGCCTTGGTACTGCAGGCGACTGATGAGCGTATCCACAACGACTTGCGCGTCAATCCCGCCTTTATGTTTGCTGCGATTTTGTGGTATCCCATGGTAGAGCGCGCGGAAGAGATCGCCCATACCGGTGGTTTGACCTTCTATGATGCGGTTCTGATTGCGGGCAACGATATTTTGGATGAGCAAGTGAAAAGCTTGGCGATTCCAAAACGATTTACTGCCACCATTCGTGATATTTGGCAGTTGCAGCTTCGTTTGCCTCGTCGCAGTGGCAAGCGCGCTTTCCGTTTGCTTGAACAGAATAAATTCCGCGCAGCCTATGACTTTTTGGTGATGCGTGGTGAAGTGGAAGGCGGTGATACCGAAGAGCTTGCCGACTGGTGGACCCATTTCCAATCGAAAGGCCGCTCACAGCGCCAGTTTATGGTGCAATCGCTGAATAAAGAGGGCGAAGCGCGTAAGCCACGTCGCCGTCGTCAAGTGAAGCCGCGCCGTAAGCCAAACGCCAAGAGTGGCCAAGGCGAATAA
- a CDS encoding porin family protein, whose protein sequence is MKKILLTACLSAALCAPAMADDSGFRMGVGYTFTKAEVDVLGLSTSYGDGIKWELGYDFNRFLSITASYETNKGDTDIVEVAGTPGDPGATPPVPATPDQFYQADGKTLKTGVELGYGFEFNSDIQNGYVRPYLSAGYLYYEEDTIDSDTFYYGVGIHFQGDSGAYINVSYDFASLDKFNVSGLGSVNTSDIDLSQGSVVFGYRF, encoded by the coding sequence ATGAAAAAGATTCTGCTGACCGCATGTTTATCTGCTGCACTTTGTGCCCCTGCGATGGCAGATGATAGCGGCTTCCGCATGGGTGTGGGTTACACCTTTACCAAAGCCGAAGTTGATGTCTTAGGTTTATCTACATCTTATGGTGATGGTATCAAGTGGGAACTTGGCTACGACTTTAACCGTTTTCTAAGCATCACAGCGTCTTATGAAACAAATAAAGGCGATACCGATATCGTTGAAGTTGCGGGAACACCGGGAGATCCTGGCGCAACACCGCCAGTTCCAGCAACACCAGATCAATTTTACCAAGCAGATGGCAAGACACTAAAAACAGGTGTGGAGCTAGGTTATGGATTTGAATTTAATAGCGATATCCAAAATGGCTATGTTCGCCCGTACCTGTCTGCTGGCTACCTATATTATGAAGAAGACACTATCGATTCTGATACCTTCTACTATGGGGTTGGTATTCATTTCCAAGGTGATAGTGGTGCTTATATCAACGTTAGTTATGATTTTGCGTCACTAGATAAATTCAATGTTTCAGGTTTAGGTTCTGTAAATACATCAGATATCGATTTGAGCCAAGGCTCTGTTGTATTTGGTTATCGCTTCTAA
- the mrcB gene encoding penicillin-binding protein 1B produces MTNAKKTRKKTTKKARSNQSAVKKPWYQRLFWLGLKLALVAIAILIVIGIYLDDRVRQRFDANQMWELPAVVYSRTLTLEPGASYNITQVKQELDALAYSKVRDPQRSGEYSASSSKIEMIRRPFDFIDGPESERHVMISFADGSVQNIVDAESGKQLGFLRIEPKLLGLLESGMDEQRLFLPREQFPEILVDALLATEDRDFYQHGGVSPMAIVRAFAVNLQAGRTVQGGSTLTQQLAKNLFLSTERTLWRKLREAYIALIIDHRYSKDRILEAYLNEVYLGQNGSDEIHGFALGARLYFGRPIQELRIDQLALLVGVVKGPSYYNPWRYPERAQKRRDLVLKIMLENTLLSASEYEQAVTRPLDIQSKAKIASRQPAYFQQLKRELKAKVGDAFSPTLGLRVFTTLDPVSQQFLEQTIHHDVPKIDRTGKLEAAGVIADRQSGEIRAMVGGVDASYAGFNRATDAKRQIGSLSKPAVYLAAWREPKRFDLATPIADKPITLRSEDGKTWQPRNYDRKYREEVPAYQALAKSLNVPTVNLGMAVGLDKVIDTMVLLGVPANEIPKLPSILLGSLTLSPYQVTQMFQTIGNSGRYAELTALRAVSTQDGQQLYHFIPRSRQVVAEQAAWLTVYGMKQVVAQGTARALQGEFGKAQLAGKTGTTDNNRDSWFVGIDGREVVTIWLGRDDNQSTNLTGSSGALKVYRQYLKRRIPERLQLSWPSEIRTLPYSWQQDHKRLVFDCDGEVMVPVWDVDQAKTKACEKAKNEKSWVDQIFAW; encoded by the coding sequence ATGACCAACGCAAAGAAAACACGCAAGAAAACCACGAAAAAGGCGCGCAGTAATCAAAGCGCGGTGAAAAAACCATGGTATCAACGCCTGTTTTGGCTGGGCCTAAAACTCGCGCTGGTTGCCATTGCGATCCTGATTGTAATCGGTATCTACCTTGATGACCGTGTACGCCAACGCTTTGATGCCAATCAAATGTGGGAGCTTCCTGCGGTGGTTTATAGCCGAACCCTCACCTTAGAGCCGGGTGCGAGCTATAACATTACCCAAGTCAAACAAGAGCTAGATGCACTGGCCTATAGCAAGGTTCGCGATCCACAGCGCAGTGGCGAGTATTCGGCATCCAGCAGCAAAATCGAAATGATTCGACGCCCCTTTGACTTTATCGATGGTCCAGAATCTGAGCGCCATGTGATGATCAGCTTTGCTGATGGTAGCGTGCAAAACATCGTTGATGCCGAGAGCGGTAAACAGCTCGGCTTTTTGCGCATAGAACCGAAACTACTGGGCCTTTTGGAATCAGGCATGGATGAGCAGCGTCTCTTTTTGCCGCGAGAGCAGTTCCCTGAGATTTTAGTCGATGCCCTATTGGCCACCGAGGATCGCGATTTCTACCAACATGGCGGCGTCTCACCCATGGCTATTGTGCGCGCCTTTGCGGTCAACCTACAGGCCGGGCGAACTGTGCAAGGTGGCAGCACGCTAACGCAGCAGCTCGCGAAAAACCTATTTTTAAGCACAGAGCGCACCCTATGGCGTAAACTGCGTGAGGCCTATATCGCACTCATTATCGACCATAGATATAGCAAAGATCGCATTCTCGAAGCCTATCTCAATGAGGTCTATCTCGGACAAAACGGTAGCGATGAAATTCATGGCTTTGCGCTTGGCGCTCGACTCTATTTTGGTCGCCCGATTCAAGAGCTGCGCATTGACCAACTGGCGCTGCTGGTTGGCGTGGTCAAAGGCCCATCCTATTACAATCCATGGCGCTACCCTGAGCGCGCGCAAAAGCGTCGCGATCTAGTGCTAAAAATCATGCTGGAAAATACCCTGCTCAGCGCTTCAGAATATGAGCAAGCGGTCACCCGCCCACTGGATATTCAAAGCAAAGCGAAGATCGCCAGTCGTCAGCCCGCTTATTTTCAGCAGCTCAAGCGAGAGCTCAAAGCCAAAGTCGGCGATGCCTTTTCGCCAACCTTAGGGCTGCGCGTCTTTACCACGCTTGACCCGGTATCACAGCAATTTTTAGAGCAAACCATTCACCATGATGTGCCTAAAATTGATCGCACCGGCAAACTAGAAGCGGCAGGCGTCATTGCTGATCGCCAAAGCGGAGAAATACGCGCCATGGTCGGTGGTGTCGATGCCAGTTACGCCGGCTTTAACCGCGCCACAGATGCCAAGCGACAAATTGGCTCGCTGTCTAAACCTGCGGTATATCTAGCCGCATGGCGCGAGCCAAAACGCTTTGATTTAGCCACCCCCATTGCGGATAAACCCATTACCCTACGCAGTGAAGATGGCAAAACCTGGCAACCGCGAAATTACGACCGTAAATATCGAGAAGAGGTACCCGCCTATCAGGCACTGGCCAAGTCTCTGAATGTGCCAACGGTTAATCTTGGTATGGCTGTGGGGCTGGACAAGGTGATCGATACCATGGTACTGCTTGGTGTACCAGCTAATGAGATCCCTAAACTACCATCCATTTTATTGGGTAGCCTGACCCTATCGCCTTATCAAGTCACGCAGATGTTCCAAACCATTGGTAACAGCGGTCGCTATGCTGAGCTCACAGCACTACGTGCCGTTTCCACCCAAGATGGTCAGCAGCTCTATCACTTTATTCCGCGCTCTCGCCAAGTGGTAGCCGAGCAAGCTGCATGGCTGACGGTGTATGGGATGAAACAGGTGGTCGCCCAAGGCACGGCGCGCGCGCTGCAAGGGGAATTTGGTAAAGCCCAGTTGGCTGGTAAAACAGGCACCACAGACAATAACCGTGACAGTTGGTTTGTCGGCATTGATGGTCGTGAGGTGGTGACCATTTGGCTTGGCCGAGACGATAACCAGTCCACCAACTTAACGGGCTCTTCAGGTGCCCTCAAAGTGTACCGCCAATATTTGAAACGCCGCATTCCAGAGCGCTTGCAACTCAGCTGGCCAAGTGAGATTCGCACCCTGCCTTACAGCTGGCAGCAAGATCATAAACGCTTAGTCTTTGACTGTGATGGCGAGGTGATGGTGCCTGTGTGGGATGTGGACCAAGCCAAGACCAAGGCCTGTGAGAAAGCTAAAAATGAGAAATCTTGGGTGGACCAAATCTTCGCTTGGTAA
- the hrpB gene encoding ATP-dependent helicase HrpB, whose product MSLPIDAVLDALRSALQQNAQVILKAPPGAGKSTQLPLSLVTHPCFDGRIILLEPRRLAARNIAYYLAAQLGESVGERIGFRVRGESKVSAQTRLEIVTEGVLTRMLQRDPELSGVSLVIFDEYHERSLHADTALAFCLESQMALRDDLHLLVMSATLDQQALQDLLPDAAYIESQGRCFAVDIHYRPLSAQQYLDEALERAVLFASQNYQGSILVFLPGTGEIKRLQQRLEASLDRQIAICPLYGQLDAKAQQAAIAPAPSNQRKVVLATNIAETSLTIEGIEVVIDSGLERRAHWDAKSGISQLKTVSIAQSSAEQRAGRAGRLMPGHCIRLYSESHLQQQAKVPMPEILRSDLSQLALELAQWGCSDASELSWLTQPPAAHLSQAQKQLQQLGALTHNLQLTPLGQRMSQIGTEPRLAAMLAQAQHEAPNALPLCAIITALLEDPVKQASSNFATQLHLFQQQKLAPRYRQRAQQLLQQLAPKQQVTWQNLNWQDIVLRDDECAYWLSYAFTDRLALKRGDSHRYQLASGQGAQLSQDDPLSQSPALLVLALNQTQQGDSRIFTALPCNIEALAQRKPQAFDWQTVVFWHEEKGALIAEEQYRYGQLILARKPAPSSAMSTEAKQQALAQALSKQLEKSGLSALPMTESAWQKLTRARCAAHWQAGGPWPALDDAALIANVDTWLAPFLTQINRLSQLAQLEWHSVLDSYLGWDQVQWLSRELPTHFTSAIGHRYAIVYHENQPPCLSLRLQEMYGQSQTPMVAEGKQAVMLELLSPAQRPIQRTQDLAGFWQGSYKEVQKEMKGRYPKHVWPDDPAHHQPSLKTKRQQQSS is encoded by the coding sequence TTGTCTCTACCCATTGATGCCGTGCTCGATGCGCTCCGCTCAGCGCTACAACAAAACGCACAAGTGATCCTCAAAGCGCCACCAGGTGCCGGTAAATCAACCCAATTACCACTGAGCTTAGTCACCCATCCTTGCTTTGACGGCCGGATTATTCTGCTCGAGCCGCGCCGATTAGCCGCGCGCAATATTGCCTATTATCTCGCAGCCCAGCTGGGTGAGTCTGTGGGAGAGCGCATCGGTTTTCGCGTTCGCGGCGAAAGCAAAGTGAGCGCGCAAACTCGCCTTGAGATCGTCACCGAAGGAGTGCTCACGCGCATGTTACAGCGCGATCCTGAGCTCTCCGGCGTGAGTCTGGTGATTTTTGACGAATACCACGAACGCTCTCTTCATGCCGATACCGCCCTTGCCTTTTGTTTAGAGAGTCAAATGGCGCTGCGTGATGATCTGCATCTATTAGTGATGTCGGCCACCCTTGATCAGCAAGCGCTGCAAGATCTCTTACCTGACGCAGCTTATATTGAATCGCAAGGTCGCTGTTTTGCTGTGGATATTCATTACCGCCCACTCAGTGCCCAGCAATATCTGGATGAAGCACTTGAGCGCGCGGTGCTCTTTGCCAGCCAAAATTATCAGGGTTCGATCTTGGTATTTTTACCGGGAACTGGCGAGATCAAACGGCTTCAGCAGCGCTTAGAAGCCAGCCTTGATCGGCAGATTGCCATTTGCCCGCTATACGGTCAGCTTGATGCAAAGGCGCAGCAAGCCGCCATCGCGCCTGCGCCATCAAATCAGCGCAAAGTGGTGCTCGCCACCAATATTGCAGAAACCAGCTTAACCATTGAAGGGATTGAGGTGGTGATTGACAGCGGCCTCGAGCGGCGTGCCCATTGGGATGCCAAATCTGGGATCAGCCAGCTAAAAACAGTAAGCATTGCACAAAGTAGCGCTGAGCAACGCGCTGGCCGAGCCGGCCGTCTCATGCCTGGCCACTGCATTCGCCTTTACAGTGAAAGTCATCTGCAGCAGCAAGCCAAAGTCCCCATGCCAGAAATTTTGCGAAGTGATCTAAGCCAGTTAGCGCTAGAGCTCGCACAATGGGGCTGTAGCGATGCAAGTGAGCTAAGCTGGCTGACGCAGCCCCCAGCAGCGCATCTTTCACAGGCGCAAAAACAACTACAGCAGTTAGGGGCGCTCACCCACAACTTGCAGCTGACCCCGCTAGGGCAACGGATGAGCCAAATTGGTACCGAGCCACGCTTAGCCGCCATGCTGGCGCAAGCGCAACATGAAGCGCCCAATGCCCTACCACTATGCGCAATCATCACCGCGCTACTGGAGGATCCGGTCAAGCAAGCGAGCAGTAATTTCGCCACACAGCTACACCTATTCCAGCAGCAAAAATTAGCCCCCCGCTATCGCCAGCGCGCGCAACAGCTCCTGCAGCAGCTTGCACCTAAGCAACAGGTGACTTGGCAAAACCTAAATTGGCAAGATATCGTCCTGCGTGATGATGAATGCGCCTATTGGCTCAGCTACGCCTTTACTGATCGTCTTGCGCTTAAGCGCGGTGACAGCCATCGCTATCAGCTTGCTAGCGGTCAAGGGGCGCAACTGTCTCAGGACGATCCTCTCAGCCAATCTCCTGCACTCTTGGTGCTGGCGCTCAATCAAACGCAGCAGGGCGATAGCCGCATTTTCACTGCGCTGCCCTGCAATATAGAAGCACTTGCCCAGCGCAAACCACAGGCCTTTGACTGGCAAACGGTGGTCTTTTGGCATGAAGAAAAAGGTGCGCTGATTGCAGAAGAGCAATACCGTTATGGCCAATTGATTCTGGCTCGAAAACCCGCCCCTTCCAGCGCGATGAGCACCGAAGCCAAGCAACAAGCACTTGCGCAGGCGCTCAGCAAGCAGCTTGAAAAGTCTGGGTTAAGCGCACTTCCGATGACAGAAAGCGCTTGGCAAAAACTCACCCGTGCGCGCTGCGCCGCTCATTGGCAAGCAGGCGGCCCGTGGCCAGCGCTAGATGATGCAGCGCTCATTGCCAATGTAGATACTTGGCTCGCTCCCTTTTTAACCCAGATCAATCGCCTCAGTCAGCTTGCTCAGTTAGAGTGGCACAGTGTCCTTGATAGCTATTTGGGCTGGGATCAGGTGCAGTGGCTCAGCCGCGAGCTACCCACTCACTTTACCAGCGCCATCGGCCATCGCTACGCCATTGTTTATCACGAAAATCAGCCACCTTGTTTGTCATTACGCCTACAAGAGATGTATGGTCAGAGCCAAACGCCTATGGTGGCCGAAGGCAAACAGGCTGTGATGCTTGAGCTTTTATCGCCGGCACAGCGACCCATTCAGCGCACTCAGGATCTCGCTGGCTTTTGGCAAGGCAGTTATAAAGAAGTGCAAAAAGAGATGAAGGGACGCTATCCCAAACACGTCTGGCCTGATGATCCCGCACATCATCAGCCCAGTTTAAAAACCAAACGACAGCAGCAATCGTCATGA
- the sfsA gene encoding DNA/RNA nuclease SfsA — MPSPRPQVFYPLPELKSATLLRRYKRFLADVRDDQGHEFTIYCANTGAMTGCGVAGDRVFYSTSDNTKRKYAHTWELTLTQAGHWVCVNTARANDWMGTLLNAKAISGLDQYQQVQAEVPYGEERSRIDFLLTDTHLPTCYIEVKSCTLLDEQLGRGCGFFPDAVTKRGQKHLRELMAMQAQGARAVLLFAVLHTGISQVDAARHIDADYGALFDQAIASGVEVLVCYADINTQGIALKQAQWK; from the coding sequence ATGCCAAGCCCGCGTCCTCAGGTGTTTTATCCGCTACCTGAACTAAAATCTGCAACCTTATTGCGCCGTTACAAACGATTTTTAGCTGATGTACGTGATGACCAAGGTCATGAATTTACCATTTATTGCGCCAATACAGGGGCGATGACGGGGTGCGGCGTTGCAGGTGATCGCGTCTTTTATAGCACCAGTGACAATACCAAACGTAAATATGCTCATACTTGGGAGTTGACGCTGACTCAGGCGGGGCATTGGGTGTGCGTGAATACCGCGCGTGCCAATGATTGGATGGGTACGCTGCTTAACGCCAAAGCGATCTCAGGTTTAGATCAGTATCAACAGGTGCAAGCTGAAGTGCCTTATGGTGAGGAGCGAAGTCGTATCGATTTTTTACTTACCGATACGCATTTGCCAACGTGCTATATCGAAGTGAAAAGTTGCACCTTATTGGATGAGCAATTGGGACGTGGCTGTGGTTTTTTTCCCGATGCGGTAACCAAGCGCGGACAAAAGCATTTGCGAGAATTGATGGCGATGCAAGCGCAAGGCGCGCGAGCCGTGCTGTTATTTGCTGTGCTGCATACCGGGATCAGCCAAGTGGATGCGGCGCGTCATATTGATGCCGATTATGGCGCATTGTTTGATCAAGCCATCGCCTCAGGCGTTGAAGTGCTGGTCTGTTATGCTGATATCAACACACAAGGGATCGCTTTAAAACAAGCACAATGGAAATAG
- a CDS encoding protein YgfX, translated as MASEPVHSANMALGKQQMGPILLGPSRLFERLTWALYFALMTLILISALSMVLWVQIAAALFCALLLYRRWQQVHDNRTTGYQRLQLNRQGALWLDQRRYQLERIQGYSRYLMICQLRTQTGEGQRLLICCDGLYDLDQQPLGHSAYRDWLSLSLLAISQGQSFKS; from the coding sequence ATGGCTAGCGAGCCTGTACACAGCGCAAATATGGCGCTCGGCAAGCAGCAGATGGGCCCCATTTTATTGGGGCCTTCGCGTCTTTTTGAGCGGCTGACTTGGGCACTTTATTTCGCGCTGATGACGCTGATTTTGATTTCCGCCTTGAGTATGGTGCTGTGGGTTCAGATTGCAGCGGCCTTGTTTTGCGCCCTATTACTTTACAGGCGTTGGCAGCAAGTTCATGACAACCGAACCACTGGTTATCAAAGACTACAGTTAAATCGACAAGGGGCGTTATGGCTGGATCAGCGGCGCTATCAGCTTGAGCGCATTCAGGGTTACAGCCGTTATTTGATGATATGTCAGCTTCGCACGCAAACAGGAGAGGGGCAGCGACTACTGATTTGCTGCGATGGACTTTATGATTTAGACCAGCAGCCATTAGGGCATTCGGCTTATCGCGATTGGCTGAGTTTGAGTTTATTGGCGATTAGCCAAGGCCAATCATTTAAATCTTGA
- the gluQRS gene encoding tRNA glutamyl-Q(34) synthetase GluQRS gives MSAYIGRFAPSPSGPLHFGSLVAALGSYLQAKSQQGQWLVRIEDIDPPREVVGASSLILKTLDAYGLHWDGTVRYQSEQLARYQAQIDAWLNTGQAYYCHCTRKTIQAMGGIYQGHCRDLGLGPEQAAVRLRLDHPYYAFDDGLQGHIEANRALVEEDLLIRRRDGLYAYNLAVVMDDIDQGVTEIVRGADLIEPTVRQMALYRQLGVSPVNYVHLPLIVNADGQKLSKQNHAPAIDINQPQPALVAALRCLGLELPAALHRAPCEEMLRWAIGHWQLQQLPVTTKISLPF, from the coding sequence ATGTCTGCTTATATTGGTCGTTTTGCGCCTTCTCCGTCAGGTCCGCTTCATTTTGGCTCTTTAGTTGCCGCGCTAGGTAGCTATTTGCAAGCTAAATCACAGCAGGGTCAATGGCTGGTACGGATTGAAGATATCGATCCGCCCCGTGAAGTTGTCGGTGCCAGCAGCCTGATTTTAAAGACTCTCGATGCTTATGGTTTGCACTGGGATGGCACTGTGCGCTATCAAAGCGAGCAGCTGGCACGCTATCAAGCGCAAATCGATGCTTGGTTGAACACGGGCCAAGCTTATTACTGCCACTGCACACGTAAAACCATTCAGGCCATGGGCGGCATTTATCAAGGCCACTGCCGAGATTTAGGTTTAGGACCTGAGCAAGCAGCCGTGCGTCTTCGCTTAGATCATCCTTATTATGCCTTTGATGATGGTTTGCAAGGCCATATTGAAGCGAACCGCGCCTTGGTTGAAGAAGATTTGTTGATTCGTCGTCGTGATGGTTTATATGCCTATAACCTTGCCGTGGTGATGGATGATATTGACCAAGGAGTCACGGAAATTGTGCGCGGCGCTGATCTCATCGAACCCACGGTGCGACAAATGGCACTCTATCGTCAGCTTGGCGTGTCACCCGTCAATTATGTGCATCTACCTTTGATTGTGAATGCGGATGGGCAAAAGCTATCGAAGCAAAATCATGCGCCAGCAATAGATATCAATCAACCACAGCCCGCACTGGTCGCGGCGCTGCGCTGTTTGGGGCTTGAGTTACCTGCTGCGCTTCATCGCGCACCTTGTGAAGAGATGCTTCGTTGGGCTATTGGTCATTGGCAATTGCAACAGCTGCCAGTAACGACAAAGATCAGCCTGCCATTCTAA
- the dksA gene encoding RNA polymerase-binding protein DksA, which translates to MPDSKKKTLGTLAIAGVEPYQEKAGEEYMNDAQIAHFRTILEAWRNQLREEVDRTVTHMKDEAANFPDPVDRAAQEEEFSLELRNRDRERKLIKKIEKTLIKLEDDDFGFCDTCGVEIGIRRLEARPTADLCIDCKTLAEIKERQMAG; encoded by the coding sequence ATGCCAGATAGCAAAAAGAAGACGCTTGGAACCCTGGCCATTGCCGGCGTCGAGCCATATCAAGAAAAAGCGGGCGAAGAGTACATGAACGATGCGCAAATCGCGCACTTTCGCACCATCCTTGAGGCATGGCGTAACCAACTCAGGGAAGAAGTGGACCGCACCGTCACGCATATGAAAGATGAAGCGGCAAACTTTCCTGATCCAGTGGATCGCGCGGCGCAGGAAGAGGAGTTCAGCCTTGAACTTCGTAACCGAGATCGCGAGCGTAAGCTGATCAAGAAAATTGAAAAGACGCTGATCAAACTCGAAGACGATGATTTCGGCTTCTGCGACACCTGTGGTGTTGAGATTGGTATCCGTCGTCTTGAAGCACGTCCAACAGCGGATCTATGTATCGACTGTAAGACACTTGCTGAAATTAAAGAGCGTCAAATGGCTGGCTAA
- the folK gene encoding 2-amino-4-hydroxy-6-hydroxymethyldihydropteridine diphosphokinase, which produces MAQVYIAIGSNQADPMAQARQAIQALASLPASRLLAVSSLYGSKPMGPQDQPDYINAVALIETALAPLALLDATQAIELSQGRVRKDERWGPRTLDLDILLYDQAIIESERLTVPHYGLTQREFVVYPLYELSPELRLPNGQAIAVLKQQLPANGLSVLAEV; this is translated from the coding sequence ATGGCCCAGGTTTATATTGCCATCGGCAGTAACCAAGCCGATCCCATGGCGCAAGCAAGGCAGGCGATTCAAGCGCTTGCCAGCTTGCCCGCGTCGCGTCTGCTGGCCGTATCTTCACTTTATGGCAGCAAGCCCATGGGGCCGCAGGATCAGCCTGACTATATTAATGCCGTGGCATTGATTGAGACAGCGCTTGCGCCTTTGGCGCTGCTTGATGCCACTCAAGCGATTGAATTGTCGCAGGGTCGCGTGCGTAAAGATGAGCGCTGGGGTCCACGTACCTTAGATCTTGATATTTTGCTTTATGATCAGGCGATCATTGAGAGTGAGCGCTTAACGGTGCCACATTATGGCTTAACGCAGCGTGAGTTTGTGGTTTATCCACTCTACGAGTTAAGTCCAGAATTACGTTTGCCAAATGGCCAAGCGATTGCTGTACTCAAACAGCAATTACCCGCCAATGGACTTAGTGTGCTTGCCGAGGTGTAA